In Gimesia benthica, a single window of DNA contains:
- a CDS encoding SMP-30/gluconolactonase/LRE family protein, whose protein sequence is MKAFLILTLGATLMLSNIAYAQKPAGKSFEAGKPLGAVNEAGEFVPLSSNVKVYGSFRFAESCVYDSTRNLIVVMNAGVSQDQAKNDGYVSLLNPDGSVHTTKWIGATRNGLTLNHPLGSAIHNGTLYTADIDVVRTFDLATGKPGKAFPVEGSTFLNGIAVNKAGTIFVSNSKPENRVYKITADGDVSIFVDGDPLKIPNGVAIDQDGNVVVVNVGNNDVMTFNPDNGKLLRTEHAAEGGNDGLVILPDGTKYVSSVRFGSVSKISPGKPAQVIASGIPSAASMGYDSRQNQLIIPMNNNNAVAFLKLED, encoded by the coding sequence ATGAAAGCGTTCTTAATTCTGACCCTCGGGGCGACGTTAATGCTGAGCAACATAGCCTACGCTCAGAAACCTGCCGGAAAATCATTTGAGGCAGGAAAACCACTGGGGGCCGTCAATGAAGCCGGGGAGTTCGTTCCCCTCTCCAGCAACGTCAAGGTGTATGGCAGTTTTCGTTTTGCGGAGAGCTGCGTTTACGACTCGACCCGCAATCTAATCGTCGTGATGAATGCCGGGGTTTCCCAGGACCAGGCGAAAAATGATGGTTATGTTTCGCTGTTGAACCCCGACGGGTCCGTGCATACCACGAAATGGATTGGGGCAACGCGCAACGGCCTGACGCTCAATCATCCTCTGGGGAGTGCGATTCACAACGGAACCCTGTATACCGCGGATATCGATGTGGTCCGCACGTTCGATCTCGCGACCGGCAAACCAGGGAAAGCTTTTCCTGTCGAAGGTTCCACGTTCCTGAACGGCATTGCCGTTAATAAAGCAGGGACGATCTTTGTTTCCAATTCGAAGCCGGAAAACCGCGTTTATAAAATCACCGCGGACGGCGACGTTTCAATCTTCGTAGACGGTGATCCACTCAAGATTCCGAACGGGGTCGCCATCGATCAAGACGGAAACGTGGTCGTGGTCAATGTGGGCAACAACGACGTCATGACCTTTAATCCGGATAATGGCAAATTGCTCCGCACCGAGCACGCCGCGGAAGGGGGCAACGATGGCCTGGTGATCCTGCCCGACGGAACCAAGTACGTCAGCAGTGTCCGATTCGGCAGCGTATCAAAAATCAGCCCCGGTAAACCGGCCCAGGTCATTGCTTCGGGCATTCCGAGTGCCGCCTCAATGGGCTACGATTCCAGACAGAATCAGTTGATCATCCCCATGAACAACAACAATGCCGTCGCCTTCCTCAAGCTGGAAGACTGA
- a CDS encoding superoxide dismutase family protein codes for MKSFLLYAVSAVLLMGTSLLAVNDDHDHKEHKLTRAVAVVQPTQKFKTAGVIHLKQKDGKVSITGKVTGLTPGKHGFHIHQYGDLSADDGSSAGGHYAPEGHEHGGPHKAQHHAGDLGNIVADENGVAMIDKQSDDFELSDVIGRAFVVHAGTDDLTSQPSGDAGARAGLAVIGISK; via the coding sequence ATGAAATCTTTTCTCCTCTATGCCGTCTCCGCAGTGCTCCTTATGGGGACCTCGTTACTGGCCGTGAACGATGATCACGACCACAAGGAACACAAGTTAACCCGCGCTGTCGCGGTGGTTCAGCCTACGCAGAAGTTTAAAACAGCGGGTGTGATCCATCTCAAGCAGAAAGACGGCAAAGTCTCAATTACAGGGAAGGTGACAGGCCTGACCCCTGGAAAGCATGGATTCCATATTCACCAGTATGGTGATCTGAGTGCCGACGATGGCAGTTCTGCCGGTGGGCATTACGCACCAGAGGGACACGAGCATGGAGGCCCGCATAAGGCTCAGCACCATGCTGGTGATCTGGGAAATATTGTCGCAGACGAGAATGGCGTCGCCATGATTGATAAGCAGTCGGATGATTTTGAATTGTCAGATGTAATCGGACGTGCTTTTGTGGTTCATGCCGGCACTGACGATCTGACCAGCCAGCCATCCGGTGATGCGGGTGCCCGTGCGGGTCTGGCAGTAATTGGGATCAGTAAGTAA
- a CDS encoding ferritin-like domain-containing protein has protein sequence MGSSNGRKLSTLQDLFVDQIQDLYDAENRLIDAIPKMAEAASSKELKTAFDSHLEETRQHVNRLEKVFKELECEPKRKACEAMKGLIREGDEILKADGDPLVKDAGLIAAAQRVEHYEMAGYGSARNFAEQIGKQDLADILQETLDEEGNADKKLTQIATEITNAAAAQA, from the coding sequence ATGGGATCTTCAAATGGTCGAAAATTATCCACACTGCAGGACCTGTTCGTGGATCAGATCCAGGACTTATATGATGCCGAGAACCGGCTCATTGACGCGATTCCCAAAATGGCCGAGGCCGCTTCATCGAAAGAGTTGAAGACCGCCTTCGATTCCCATCTGGAGGAGACCCGTCAACACGTCAATCGCCTGGAAAAGGTCTTCAAAGAATTGGAATGCGAACCCAAACGCAAGGCCTGCGAAGCGATGAAGGGGCTCATCCGCGAAGGGGATGAGATCCTGAAAGCAGACGGTGATCCGCTGGTCAAAGATGCTGGACTCATTGCTGCTGCACAACGCGTCGAACACTACGAGATGGCAGGGTACGGCTCAGCCCGTAATTTTGCCGAGCAGATCGGTAAGCAGGATCTGGCCGACATTCTCCAGGAGACATTGGATGAAGAGGGGAATGCCGACAAGAAACTGACGCAGATCGCGACCGAAATTACCAATGCAGCTGCCGCCCAGGCTTAA
- a CDS encoding ECF-type sigma factor, which translates to MTVPPDGTTNSWDQSIYDQLHGLAERALSRESAGHSLQPTLLVNDAYLKLQEQQNLDPANRSLMLAAGATIIRRLLVDYARQRKRLKRGGNDGRGIPLHISVADDANQLDILELNDALETLASELPRAARIVELKFFGGLTGEEIAEQLDVSLRTVNNDWKYAKAWLYRELGPGTESDSADE; encoded by the coding sequence ATGACCGTACCGCCAGACGGAACCACAAACAGCTGGGATCAATCGATTTACGACCAGCTGCATGGTCTGGCTGAACGGGCTTTAAGCCGCGAAAGTGCAGGCCATTCCCTGCAACCCACGCTGCTCGTCAACGATGCGTACCTCAAACTGCAGGAACAGCAGAATCTCGATCCCGCAAATCGATCCCTGATGCTGGCCGCCGGCGCGACCATTATTCGTCGCCTGCTCGTCGATTACGCCCGGCAGCGAAAACGACTCAAACGGGGAGGAAATGACGGTCGAGGAATTCCGTTGCACATTTCTGTCGCCGATGACGCCAATCAGTTAGACATCCTGGAATTGAATGACGCCCTGGAGACGCTCGCCAGCGAGTTGCCCCGGGCAGCCAGGATTGTGGAACTGAAATTTTTTGGTGGTTTGACGGGCGAGGAGATCGCCGAACAACTGGATGTCTCATTGCGGACAGTCAACAACGACTGGAAGTATGCGAAAGCCTGGTTGTATCGCGAGCTCGGTCCCGGCACAGAAAGTGATTCTGCAGATGAGTAA
- a CDS encoding right-handed parallel beta-helix repeat-containing protein: protein MSLLRVPALLLLVCLTLISVVKAEPTTSVNQAAIDDLKAGKTDIAYAAWWGFDREDATAALQAAINSGAEKVIVEKMSSPWIVKPLHLASNQEIVFQEGAVLLAKKGEFKPRTASLLNASLKQNIRLTGPGATLQMRRADYDSAPYEKAEWRNGISLRSCSDVQITGLTIKETGGDGIYLGVAKRGVTNQNITIRNVVFDRNYRQGVSVISAENLLIEDSVFKETAGTPPMAGIDFEPNHPSECLINCVLRNCRAENNQGGGFLFYLPNLNRESQPISIRLENCKSTGTKRGLSLTTGNKSPGSVSGSIEFVNCTFASTEQTPVNIQDKPADTCPVLFQECTINGPDNEDLKIPSIRFAARPGAVGKIGGVIFQQCVVKSPVARPVMTFHDASYLSAAAKITGTLRVEQGKQMKDITLSPALLAKWMPASPAGDITPYETEVSQLQPFAVSEPFKPGKRRSVRQRQRARYLLYAKQGDQVAVQLSYQKLGRYTGDKMPVTVVAPSGKTIPVASVPFQESATCEFKAPEAGVYQLNCDPGPNYMRVDASSHPLCLVSDGAPVRLMASTGAYYFYVPAGVEKWAVGVFGEGAGERVSAKLFDPSGKQVWSEQNVAQPTLFTRTQPQNTPGALWRLVLERPTQGGFEDHYVQLVGIPAVLALTPGEMLVPASPKTK, encoded by the coding sequence ATGTCTCTGCTTCGCGTTCCTGCGCTCTTGCTTCTGGTCTGTCTCACATTAATCTCCGTCGTCAAAGCGGAACCGACTACTTCTGTCAACCAGGCAGCGATTGATGATCTCAAGGCAGGGAAGACGGATATCGCGTATGCTGCCTGGTGGGGCTTTGATCGGGAAGATGCTACGGCGGCTCTACAGGCGGCGATTAATTCCGGTGCGGAAAAAGTCATCGTAGAAAAGATGTCGTCTCCCTGGATCGTCAAACCGCTGCACCTGGCCAGCAACCAGGAGATTGTGTTTCAGGAAGGTGCTGTGCTCCTCGCGAAAAAAGGGGAGTTCAAACCCCGGACCGCCTCGTTGCTGAACGCTTCCCTCAAACAAAACATTCGTCTCACCGGTCCGGGAGCGACGCTGCAGATGCGCCGCGCAGACTACGATTCAGCGCCCTATGAAAAGGCAGAGTGGCGGAACGGGATCAGCCTGCGGAGCTGCTCTGACGTTCAAATTACCGGGCTCACAATTAAAGAGACCGGCGGCGACGGCATTTACCTGGGCGTCGCGAAGCGGGGCGTGACCAATCAGAATATCACGATTCGAAACGTCGTCTTCGATCGAAACTATCGACAGGGCGTCAGCGTGATCAGTGCCGAAAATCTGCTCATTGAAGATTCCGTTTTCAAAGAAACCGCAGGAACGCCTCCTATGGCGGGGATCGATTTCGAGCCCAATCATCCCAGCGAATGTCTCATCAACTGTGTACTGCGGAACTGTAGGGCCGAAAACAATCAGGGGGGCGGGTTCCTGTTTTATCTGCCCAATCTGAACCGGGAATCGCAACCGATTTCGATCCGCCTGGAAAACTGTAAAAGCACGGGCACCAAACGCGGCCTGTCGCTGACGACCGGCAACAAATCGCCTGGCAGCGTCTCCGGTTCGATCGAGTTTGTGAACTGCACGTTCGCCAGTACCGAGCAGACCCCCGTCAACATTCAGGATAAACCCGCCGATACCTGTCCGGTTCTGTTTCAAGAGTGCACGATCAACGGCCCAGACAATGAGGATCTAAAGATCCCCTCGATCCGATTTGCGGCCCGACCGGGAGCCGTTGGTAAAATTGGCGGTGTCATCTTCCAGCAATGCGTTGTGAAATCGCCGGTCGCGCGTCCGGTCATGACATTTCACGATGCCTCTTATCTGTCTGCAGCTGCGAAGATCACAGGGACCCTCCGTGTGGAGCAGGGAAAACAGATGAAAGACATCACCCTCAGCCCGGCTCTGCTTGCAAAATGGATGCCTGCCAGCCCCGCGGGCGATATCACTCCGTACGAAACCGAGGTTTCACAGCTGCAACCCTTCGCTGTCAGTGAACCGTTCAAGCCAGGCAAACGTCGTTCCGTCCGTCAGCGTCAACGCGCGCGTTATCTGCTCTATGCGAAACAGGGGGACCAGGTTGCGGTGCAGTTGTCCTATCAGAAGCTCGGTCGCTACACCGGAGACAAGATGCCTGTCACGGTTGTTGCTCCCTCAGGAAAGACCATTCCCGTCGCGTCTGTCCCCTTCCAGGAGAGTGCCACTTGTGAATTCAAGGCACCCGAAGCCGGCGTCTATCAACTCAACTGTGATCCGGGGCCCAATTATATGCGGGTGGATGCGTCTTCCCATCCGCTCTGCCTGGTCTCGGATGGAGCACCAGTTCGTCTGATGGCATCGACCGGCGCCTATTATTTCTATGTTCCGGCAGGTGTAGAGAAATGGGCCGTGGGTGTCTTCGGTGAAGGGGCCGGGGAACGCGTGAGTGCGAAACTGTTCGACCCGTCCGGCAAGCAGGTCTGGTCCGAACAGAATGTGGCCCAACCGACGTTGTTTACCCGCACACAACCGCAGAACACTCCGGGAGCGCTCTGGCGCCTGGTTCTGGAACGTCCCACCCAGGGGGGCTTTGAAGACCATTACGTGCAACTCGTCGGCATTCCAGCCGTACTCGCTCTCACTCCGGGGGAAATGCTGGTACCCGCCAGTCCGAAAACGAAATAA
- a CDS encoding tRNA-binding protein: protein MNKNEISIEAFEQVEIRVGRIVQIEPFPEGRYSSHVLQIDFGDELGTRKSLARLIPNYADADLMGRQVLCVVNLPPRQIGKHRSEVLTLGVPDAEGNVVLLRPDRDVPPGGKLY, encoded by the coding sequence ATGAACAAGAATGAAATCAGTATTGAAGCCTTCGAACAGGTTGAAATTCGTGTGGGGCGGATTGTACAGATCGAGCCGTTTCCGGAAGGCCGTTATTCCAGCCATGTGCTGCAGATCGATTTCGGGGATGAGTTGGGTACGCGCAAATCACTGGCCCGGCTCATCCCGAACTACGCCGACGCAGACCTGATGGGGCGACAGGTCCTGTGTGTGGTGAATCTGCCGCCGCGTCAGATTGGTAAACATCGATCTGAAGTGCTCACGCTGGGAGTTCCCGACGCAGAGGGGAATGTCGTGTTACTGCGACCAGACCGCGACGTCCCCCCTGGTGGAAAGTTGTATTGA
- a CDS encoding serine/threonine protein kinase: protein MSNSHAEKVQQTFLAALEVDDEQRDAWLVQKCGSDEALLAEVRSLLNHADPSVDLLEQKLDEVVADIPHLDEEAEPVATQETDEPEEDIDCDDFLSKLSAVGVLSPDEFASVSDSVSTGTPPPDARQLASQLVTNGKLTSYQASALLKGEPELLIDKYLILDLIDVGGMGMVFKALHRTMHRIVALKMMSQQMLASEDQVRRFKREVRVAATLEHPNIVRAYDADEARGVHFLVMEYVRGDNLSRIVRTSGPLSLNQAVDCIRQTAIGLQHAHERGIVHRDIKPGNLLLDVQGTVKILDLGLAHIDDSLRHSPAGSETTDDESGRPFVSQSELTAAGAILGTASFMAPEQSLDAHLVDFRSDIYSLGCTLYFLLTGEAPYTGNTIFKIFVQHREGDIPPLQKQRPDVPDSVAAVFEKMVAKKPEDRYQTARELVVALEDCHIPPPVKEVPQPSRQTVDTPSDPGPTISDPGTIQPAGSTSSAQKRYLLAAACAIVLVGITAFLWPRESEQTGALPAGENSFEATEPVPALVTAPAEKEQKANQPVTPQTSLADLLASGEWEWQVTKNLGPQINSNDFEFSGDMTADKCTLVFSTGRKNPQYENRNLWISTRPSQTAEWNTPTLLPAEINTDGNAVLPQFSADGLQLSFKRDAYWYLSTRKSLNDPWQEAIPDPIAVGDRRDYRLTPDGLTAFRPSIIAPDQKSANKESSLMIWRRDALDSPFGERSEETLPVGQRIGSVGALSDDGRFYLFHQKEALETDPDEALGKLHYSTRPDWNSAWSEPVLAFKDDPNPSGRPRLLRDGRSFLFVAGRPGGYGASDLWLAELVRKTPEAETSETTDTSPAEE, encoded by the coding sequence ATGAGTAATTCACACGCGGAGAAAGTCCAACAGACGTTCCTGGCGGCTTTGGAAGTGGACGATGAACAACGAGACGCCTGGCTGGTTCAGAAATGTGGTTCTGACGAAGCACTGCTCGCCGAAGTCAGGTCGCTGTTGAATCACGCCGATCCCTCTGTTGATTTGCTGGAACAGAAGCTGGATGAGGTCGTAGCCGATATACCTCATCTGGATGAGGAAGCGGAACCGGTTGCGACTCAAGAAACAGACGAACCAGAGGAAGATATCGACTGCGATGACTTTCTTTCGAAACTGTCCGCAGTTGGCGTGCTCTCGCCGGACGAATTCGCGTCGGTCAGCGATTCGGTTTCCACAGGAACGCCTCCCCCCGATGCACGGCAACTGGCTTCGCAACTCGTCACCAACGGCAAGCTGACCTCGTACCAGGCGTCCGCTCTGCTTAAAGGTGAGCCTGAGCTGTTAATCGACAAATACCTGATCCTCGATCTGATCGATGTCGGCGGGATGGGCATGGTCTTCAAAGCCCTGCACCGCACGATGCACCGGATCGTAGCTCTGAAGATGATGTCACAGCAGATGCTGGCTTCGGAAGATCAGGTGCGACGTTTCAAACGGGAAGTCCGCGTTGCCGCAACGCTCGAACATCCAAATATCGTTCGGGCCTATGATGCCGACGAGGCGCGGGGCGTTCATTTTCTCGTGATGGAATATGTGCGCGGCGACAACCTCAGCCGGATCGTGCGTACTTCCGGTCCGCTTTCCCTGAACCAGGCCGTCGACTGTATTCGCCAGACCGCGATCGGACTGCAACACGCACACGAACGTGGCATCGTACATCGGGACATCAAACCTGGTAATCTGCTGCTGGATGTTCAGGGAACGGTCAAAATTCTCGATCTGGGTCTGGCACACATTGACGACTCACTACGACACTCGCCTGCCGGATCCGAAACCACGGATGATGAGAGTGGCCGCCCGTTCGTCAGCCAGTCAGAACTGACGGCAGCCGGTGCGATTCTGGGGACGGCGTCGTTCATGGCTCCCGAGCAGTCGCTGGATGCGCATCTGGTTGACTTCCGATCCGACATCTACAGCCTGGGCTGCACGCTCTATTTCCTGCTGACCGGTGAAGCCCCCTATACCGGAAACACGATCTTTAAAATCTTCGTCCAACACCGGGAGGGCGACATTCCCCCGTTACAGAAACAACGCCCGGATGTCCCTGATTCCGTCGCGGCCGTCTTTGAAAAAATGGTCGCCAAGAAACCAGAAGACCGCTATCAGACAGCCCGGGAGCTGGTTGTCGCCCTGGAAGACTGTCACATTCCGCCGCCGGTTAAAGAAGTGCCTCAACCTTCCCGACAGACTGTTGACACCCCGTCTGATCCCGGACCGACCATCAGTGATCCGGGAACGATTCAACCAGCCGGCTCCACCAGTTCTGCTCAGAAACGTTATCTGCTGGCAGCAGCGTGTGCGATTGTGCTGGTAGGCATCACAGCCTTCCTCTGGCCACGCGAGTCTGAACAGACCGGTGCCCTGCCTGCTGGCGAAAATTCATTTGAGGCTACTGAACCCGTTCCTGCTCTCGTCACAGCGCCAGCTGAAAAAGAACAAAAAGCAAATCAACCAGTCACTCCGCAGACTTCACTGGCCGACCTGCTGGCCTCGGGAGAATGGGAATGGCAGGTGACCAAAAATCTGGGCCCCCAGATTAACTCGAATGACTTTGAATTCAGCGGCGATATGACTGCTGATAAATGCACCCTTGTTTTCTCGACAGGCCGCAAGAATCCACAATATGAGAATCGCAATTTATGGATCTCGACACGCCCCTCCCAAACTGCAGAGTGGAACACTCCGACTTTACTCCCCGCTGAGATTAACACCGATGGGAATGCAGTATTACCCCAGTTCTCGGCAGACGGCTTACAGCTTTCATTCAAACGAGATGCATACTGGTATCTGTCGACGCGCAAGAGTCTGAATGATCCCTGGCAGGAAGCAATTCCCGATCCCATCGCCGTCGGTGACAGACGCGATTACCGGCTCACCCCTGACGGTTTGACTGCCTTTCGCCCCAGCATCATTGCCCCAGATCAGAAATCAGCCAACAAAGAAAGCAGCCTGATGATCTGGCGGCGTGACGCATTAGACAGCCCCTTTGGAGAACGATCAGAGGAAACACTGCCCGTTGGCCAAAGGATTGGCAGTGTTGGTGCCCTGAGCGATGATGGCCGGTTTTATCTCTTTCATCAGAAAGAGGCTCTGGAAACGGATCCGGATGAAGCCTTGGGTAAGCTGCACTACTCAACTCGTCCCGACTGGAATTCGGCCTGGTCAGAGCCGGTTCTCGCTTTTAAGGACGATCCTAATCCCTCGGGACGTCCCCGATTATTGCGGGATGGCCGAAGCTTTCTGTTTGTTGCCGGCCGACCCGGTGGTTATGGGGCCAGCGACCTCTGGCTGGCTGAACTGGTCCGCAAAACGCCTGAGGCGGAGACCAGCGAAACCACGGACACCAGCCCAGCTGAAGAGTAG